The Lycium ferocissimum isolate CSIRO_LF1 chromosome 10, AGI_CSIRO_Lferr_CH_V1, whole genome shotgun sequence genome window below encodes:
- the LOC132035415 gene encoding RING-H2 finger protein ATL57-like codes for MAAFTKVFSYFNQRINVLFFSWLPQALTFLMLVFLVSISSYIRRQEKYKCREIINKKSTKFVYKKRKLLGFAATKPLDCPICLSDFEHGDKGRKIEKCNHMFHENCLDKWLMHGKGQATCPLCRSVIIPENMVEDHRKVGDEGLKFNIFEEELALLLLSGLTSGCSSQRCF; via the coding sequence atggcGGCTTTCACTAAAGTCTTCTCTTATTTTAATCAACGTATCAACGTTTTATTCTTCTCATGGCTTCCTCAAGCATTAACATTCCTAATGCTTGTGTTTTTAGTTTCAATTAGTTCATACATACGGAGACAAGAAAAATACAAGTGCAGGGAAATAATAAACAAGAAGAGCACTAAATTTGTGTACAAAAAGAGGAAATTACTTGGCTTTGCTGCTACTAAACCACTTGATTGTCCGATTTGTTTATCGGATTTCGAGCACGGAGATAAAGGGAGGAAAATTGAGAAGTGCAATCATATGTTTCATGAAAATTGCTTGGATAAATGGCTGATGCATGGCAAGGGACAAGCCACGTGTCCGCTTTGCCGGAGCGTAATTATACCGGAAAATATGGTGGAAGATCACCGGAAAGTTGGAGATGAAGGATTGAAGTTTAATATATTTGAGGAGGAACTTGCTCTTCTATTGCTTTCTGGCTTGACTAGTGGGTGTTCTAGTCAAAGGTGTTTCTAA